Proteins from a genomic interval of Echeneis naucrates chromosome 21, fEcheNa1.1, whole genome shotgun sequence:
- the pde1a gene encoding calcium/calmodulin-dependent 3',5'-cyclic nucleotide phosphodiesterase 1A codes for MNEEVEELQLPEQEEDVQQQEEEVQQQHMQQAGELDMEEMQKREDREPEEVQQQEKKPEEEQEVEMQQEEEVQQTEVGQQLEQVQIEEHHQEEEMQHKQNEVVEQQQEEEAQTEGMSWAVEQQTEVQQQSEREQEFEEEEQQTEQVQDFADGLEQNHNNQVLIRLRGMQKYKSTSQRLKGVLEQMDRGVVDLQELRRNLELAAAMLDAVYTDETRWDGRKRLLDTEDELSDLQVESVPSEVRDWLACTFSRKMGVAKRRPEEKPRFRSIVHAVQAGIFVERMYRRTSNMAGLTYPPTALNVLKEVDQWSFDVFSFHEATGDHALKFLVYDLLTRYDLVNRFRIPVQALVQFVEALENGYSKHRNPYHNLIHAADVTQTAHFLMMHTGLMHWLSELEILAMVFAAAIHDFEHTGTTNNFHIHTRSEVAILYNDRSVLENHHVSAAYRLMAEDDMNILVNLNKDDWRELRSLVIEMVMSTDMSCHFQQIKTMRNALTQTHSIDKVKVLSLMLHAADISHPAKAWPLHYRWTHSLMEEFFRQGDKEVELGLPFSPLCDRKATMIAQSQIGFIDFIVEPTFSVLVDTTEKVIGPLIEEDRKARESGTRRSSLTGSGSVTVDSVQRHNSGRHGNNDDGQVDFSLMGIDLPALKRHLSGVIASNKDHWKELSVHELANKEQEEQEKLESNTSDQSQNSDESPPDQTQEDMPADHRTWNGAGPGEEKEDEEEGDEVPENA; via the exons ATGAACGAGGAGGTGGAAGAGTTGCAGCTGCCTGAGCAGGAAGAGGACGTGCagcaacaggaggaggaggtgcaacagcagcacatgCAACAGGCGGGAGAGCTTGACATGGAGGAGATGCAGAAACGTGAGGACAGAGAACCTGAGgaagtgcagcagcaggagaagaagccagaggaggagcaggaagtaGAAAtgcaacaggaagaggaggtgcAGCAGACTGAGGTGgggcagcagctggagcaggtgcAGATTGAGGAGCATCACCAGGAAGAGGAGATGCAGCACAAGCAGAATGAGGTggtagagcagcagcaggaggaggaggcgcaGACTGAGGGGATGTCATGGGCTGTGGAGCAGCAGACAGAAgtccagcagcagagtgagCGGGAGCAGGaatttgaggaggaggagcagcagactGAGCAGGTTCAGGACTTTGCAGATGGTCTGGAACAGAACCATAACAACCAGGTCCTGATCCGACTGAGAGGAAT GCAGAAATATAAAAGTACATCACAGCG GCTGaaaggggtgctggagcagaTGGACCGTGGCGTTGTGGATCTGCAGGAGCTCCGCAGGAACCTGGAGCTAGCTGCTGCCATGTTGGATGCTGTGTACACCGATGAGACCAGGTGGGATGGACGGAA GCGCCTGCTGGACACTGAGGACGAGCTCAGTGACTTGCAGGTGGAGTCGGTGCCCAGTGAAGTGCGCGATTGGCTGGCGTGTACCTTCAGCAGGAAGATGGGTGTGGCCAAGCGTCGCCCTGAGGAGAAGCCAAGATTCAGGAGCATCGTCCACGCAGTGCAGGCTGGGATCTTTGTGGAGAG GATGTACAGACGGACATCCAACATGGCGGGTCTGACCTATCCTCCCACAGCTTTGAATGTTCTGAAG gaagtggatcagtGGTCTTTTGACGTTTTTTCCTTCCACGAAGCTACCGGAGACCACGCCCTCAAGTTCCTGGTCTACGACCTGCTGACCCGCTATGACCTCGTCAACAGGTTCAGG ATCCCAGTCCAGGCTCTGGTGCAGTTTGTTGAAGCTCTGGAGAACGGCTACAGCAAACACAGGAATCCGTACCACAATCTGATTCACGCCGCTGATGTCACTCAAACCGCCCACTTCCTGATGATGCACACTGGGCTAatg CACTGGCTTAGTGAGCTGGAGATTCTCGCCATGGTTTTCGCTGCAGCGATTCACGACTTTGAACACACAGGAACCACCAACAACTTCCACATCCACACCAG gtcaGAGGTGGCCATCCTGTACAACGACAGGTCGGTGCTGGAGAACCATCATGTCAGTGCCGCCTACCGTCTGATGGCTGAGGATGACATGAACATCCTGGTCAACCTGAACAAGGACGACTGGAg GGAGCTGAGGTCTCTGGTTATAGAGATGGTGATGTCTACAGACATGTCCTGTCACTTCCAGCAGATCAAGACCATGAGGAACGccctgacacagacacacag caTAGACAAAGTGAAGGTTCTGTCTCTGATGCTTCACGCTGCTGACATCAGTCATCCGGCCAAAGCCTGGCCGCTGCACTACCGCTGGACTCACAGTCTGATGGAGGAGTTCTTCAGACag GGGGATAAAGAGGTGGAACTCGgacttcctttttctcctctgtgtgaTCGCAAAGCCACTATGATCGCCCAGTCACAGATAG GTTTCATCGACTTCATCGTGGAGCCGACCTTCAGTGTCCTGGTCGACACAACAGAGAAGGTGATTGGTCCGCTGATCGAAGAGGACAGGAAGGCCAGAGAGTCGGGAACCAGGAGGTCCAG TCTAACAGGAAGTGGCTCCGTCACCGTGGACTCAGTGCAGAGACACAACAGTGGTCGCCACGGAAACAATGATGATGGACAAGTGGACTTTTCTCTGATGGGCATCGACCTGCCGGCTCTGAAGCGCCACCTGTCGGGGGTCATTGCCAGCAACAAGGATCACTGGAAAGAGCTCTCTGTGCACG AACTGGCCAATAAGGAGCAAGAGGAACAGGAGAAGTTGGAGTCCAACACCTCTGACCAATCACAGAACTCAGATGAGTCCCCACCTGATCAGACTCAGGAGGACATGCCTGCAGATCACCGGACCTGGAACG GGGCAGGACCGGGCGAGGAaaaggaagatgaggaagagggcGATGAAGTGCCTGAAAACGCCTGA
- the dusp19a gene encoding dual specificity protein phosphatase 19 encodes MQSLTEEIQSFSRTRLRKQCTRVTSLSGRRIIETWKGSTITVVEDPAPPEKMLGYVPDTSWDLQVGSVKPYLLLGSQDAAHDFGTLRKHNVSHILNVAFGVENVFPDLFIYKTVSILDHPDADLLLHIQDCCEFIQQARSEKGVVLVHCNAGVSRAPAVVIGYLMSCDGQSFDNALSLVKSARHAACPNPGFVEQLKSYKSQMMNGSKH; translated from the exons ATGCAGTCCCTCACTGAGGAGATCCAGAGTTTCTCTCGGACCAGGCTGAGGAAGCAATGTACCCGAGTGACATCACTGAGTGGCCGTCGCATCATCGAGACCTGGAAGGGTTCAACAATCACTGTGGTGGAAGACCCCGCCCCCCCCGAGAAGATGCTGGGATACGTCCCTGATACTTCCTGGGACCTGCAAGTTGGTTCTGTCAAGCCCTACCTGCTGTTAG gttCTCAAGATGCTGCTCATGACTTTGGGACTCtaagaaaacacaat gtgtcTCATATCCTGAATGTGGCCTTCGGTGTGGAGAACGTGTTTCCAGACCTGTTCATCTATAAGACTGTCAGTATTCTGGATCATCCTGatgctgatctgctgcttcacatccaGGACTGCTGTGAATTCATCCAGCAGGCTCGCAGTGAG AAAGGTGTGGTGTTGGTCCACTGCAATGCCGGTGTCTCTCGGGCTCCGGCTGTGGTCATTGGCTATCTGATGTCATGTGATGGCCAGTCCTTCGACAACGCCCTGTCGTTGGTGAAGTCAGCTCGGCACGCCGCCTGTCCAAACCCTGGCTTTGTGGAGCAACTGAAGAGCTACAAATCACAGATGATGAATGGATCCAAGCActaa